The Legionella spiritensis DNA segment AAAATGTCAGTCCCCTCAATCCATTAATCCGCCAGCCGACCTTCGTTTGACAGGCCGTAAGCTTCAATCCCTCGATATAAAGTACGCCGGGCTGGATTTGCCAATGTCGGAGTGAACTGAACAAATTAATGCCAACCAGCAATTTTTTAACCCGGACAACGTTCTTCTCCCCGTCACGTACCGTTACCTCTTTCAGTTTGACGACCGGTTCAAACCAGTACCAGCCCGTTTTCAGACTATCGATAATGACCGGCTGGCCAAGCAAGGTTGATAAATACTGCTCCAGCGCAGGTTTATATTGTGTCGCCCATGGCGTAAGCGCTCGAACCAGGCTGGATAACAACGCGGCGATGATTATCAGGACAGCCAGATAAATTCTGATTCGCTTAAACAATTTAATCACTGCGTTTTTTATTTTTAGTGGCAGAATTTTTACTATACCATTGCTTTTGAGCGTACTCATCACTTTCCTTTTGCTCAATACGGGCAAGCCTGTCCGATTGCTGCAATTTTGCTCGTTCGATCAATCGCTTCACAACATCCTGATCCGCTTTTGCCCGCAAAAATGTTTTTTCACATTCCGAACGGCGCTTCGCCAGTTGTGCCAGATGTTGCGTTAATTGTGAGATAGCCACATCGAGTTGGGCAATAAACTCAATGCGATTGCGTATTCGATCCACGCCGCACCCCTTGTTGCCTAACGTCTGCAACTGCTGCATATATTCCTGCCTGTAATCTAATAATTGATCAAGTTTCGCTTTGCCCTGGGCAAATTGATTGCGTACCATCGTCCAGTGCCCGGAAGCTTGTTGCGTGCTATTTTCCTTAATCGCCAATAATTGATTTAAACGATCAATTCGTTGATTTATCACGATTTATCACCAAAACTACCCGCTAACTGCGCCAAAAGCTCCAGACTGGTTTCATAGTCAACCGATTCATCCATGGTCTGTGAGATATAGGTACTGATTGCTTCACGAAAAACAATGGCTTTGTCCAATTCCTTGTCCGTACCTTTCGTATAGGCGCCCAATAAAATCAAATCCTTGTTTTTCTCATAAATAGATAAATATTTTTTTAATAATAACGCCTGCTGCATCTGGGTATCGGAAGCGACAGTCGGCATGACCCTGCTGATAGACGCCTCCAAATCAATAGCGGGATACTGACCTGCTTCGGCAAGATCCCTGTCCAGGACAATATGTCCATCTAAAATGGCGCGTGCCGCATCCGCGACAGGATCCTGATGATCATCTCCTTCTGTCAGAACCGTATAAAAAGCAGTGATGGAACCACCGCCATCCCGGCTGTTTCCTGCTCGTTCAACCAACTGCGGCAATTTGGCAAATACGGAAGGCGGATAACCTTTGGTGGCCGGCGGCTCTCCAATAGACAGGGCGATTTCACGTTGCGCCTGGGCAAACCGGGTTAAGGAGTCCATGAGCAGCAACACATGCTTGCCTTGATCACGAAAATACTCCGCAATACTCGTTGCAACCATAGCGCCATGTAATCTCATCAACGGACTCTCGTCGGCAGGCGCTGCAACCACTACCGCACGGCTTAAGCCCTCTCGCCCCAGATTGTGTTCGATAAACTCCTTGACTTCACGGCCCCGCTCTCCAATTAAACCGACCACAACCACATCAGCCGCTGTAAAACGGGTCATCATACTCAACAACACTGATTTTCCCACGCCGCTGCCGGCAAAAAGACCCAGCCGCTGGCCGCGGCCTACCGTCAATAAACCATTAATAGCTCGTACACCGACATCCATAGGCACACTAATCGTTGCGCGTTGTAACGGATTAAATGGTGTGCTTGTTAACGGATAATATTCGGCGGACATCAACGCCTCACCGCCATCAATAGGAGAACCGGCGCCATTGAGAATTCTGCCAAGCAGATTCTGGTTAACCTTGACTTGCGCCGTATGACCACTGGGGGTAATGATCATGCCGGGAGCGATACCCTGCGTCTGACCAATAGACATCAGGTAGGTTGTTTCTCCGTCGAATCCAACCACTTCCGCCTCGACACGCTTGCTATTATTGAGCTTTACCCAGCATCGCGATCCGACCGGGTAGTGAAAACCTCTGGCCTCCAGAGTCAAACCAACGGCTCGTGTCACCTGGCCGCAGTGTAATAATCCGGAATCCGGAACGTCACGAAATCGGATTAACTCCTCCGTTAACCGGGATTTATAAATCGGACTCTTGCTACTCATCATCCATTTCGCCGGCATACGGAGCCAAATGAGCATGAATCAAATTCTGCAATCTCTTTTTTAAGGTGCCGTCCAGTTCCCCATGCTCACTTTTTAAATAAAAATCACCTCGGGTTAAGCCTGGATCAGCGACAAGAACGGCAAGAATATCCTTGTGTTTCTGACCAAGCTGGCCTTTAAGCCACTCAACATCGTCCGGATTCATCATCATCTGCTGGTTTTTCTTCAAGGCTGGCAATTCCTTTTTAATTTCTTCAAACAAAACCAGCAATTTCTCCGGTTGATGAGATATTTCTATACCAATACAAGTCTCGCAAATCCATAATATCGTTTTCACAATCTCCTGACTTAGCGCTTTATCGACCAACTGTACCGGATTTCGAATAAAACTTATCCAGTCTCGCAATTCCTTTTTAAGCGCCTCCATTTCGGACGCCGCCTGTTGCAA contains these protein-coding regions:
- the fliJ gene encoding flagellar export protein FliJ produces the protein MINQRIDRLNQLLAIKENSTQQASGHWTMVRNQFAQGKAKLDQLLDYRQEYMQQLQTLGNKGCGVDRIRNRIEFIAQLDVAISQLTQHLAQLAKRRSECEKTFLRAKADQDVVKRLIERAKLQQSDRLARIEQKESDEYAQKQWYSKNSATKNKKRSD
- the fliI gene encoding flagellar protein export ATPase FliI, which produces MMSSKSPIYKSRLTEELIRFRDVPDSGLLHCGQVTRAVGLTLEARGFHYPVGSRCWVKLNNSKRVEAEVVGFDGETTYLMSIGQTQGIAPGMIITPSGHTAQVKVNQNLLGRILNGAGSPIDGGEALMSAEYYPLTSTPFNPLQRATISVPMDVGVRAINGLLTVGRGQRLGLFAGSGVGKSVLLSMMTRFTAADVVVVGLIGERGREVKEFIEHNLGREGLSRAVVVAAPADESPLMRLHGAMVATSIAEYFRDQGKHVLLLMDSLTRFAQAQREIALSIGEPPATKGYPPSVFAKLPQLVERAGNSRDGGGSITAFYTVLTEGDDHQDPVADAARAILDGHIVLDRDLAEAGQYPAIDLEASISRVMPTVASDTQMQQALLLKKYLSIYEKNKDLILLGAYTKGTDKELDKAIVFREAISTYISQTMDESVDYETSLELLAQLAGSFGDKS
- a CDS encoding flagellar assembly protein FliH — its product is MSKDFQPFHEESGKKEFQVWEYTPVEKSDPPVVNEQIEFAIECERLRNEAKNQGYEEGLQQAASEMEALKKELRDWISFIRNPVQLVDKALSQEIVKTILWICETCIGIEISHQPEKLLVLFEEIKKELPALKKNQQMMMNPDDVEWLKGQLGQKHKDILAVLVADPGLTRGDFYLKSEHGELDGTLKKRLQNLIHAHLAPYAGEMDDE